One segment of Belonocnema kinseyi isolate 2016_QV_RU_SX_M_011 chromosome 7, B_treatae_v1, whole genome shotgun sequence DNA contains the following:
- the LOC117176039 gene encoding uncharacterized protein LOC117176039: MYEGIFDDVREVKNNLKEAGVSDIDESRIFNLLEELKIPKIVSQILIEAKEFNDPGSSSRTSGPSAFTSSSDFIDDLEDDDQNESDVEVIKEVRKEDKIKTVDLTDTAEENFTPDNFVIKKQELQDSDVSWSARVEENSNDYSNPDETINQNDFSNDSDVENYYTTSDYEDHDADKKETDTTKTESPPPILSILKDLCENSKIPEQPAERNIFEENIEMENSEILEENNNDPNNNNDLEEIQMVEPPRPRSPVAGCSRDFEDRETQRMPQLIDTEDSISSHMEFSLSPRAMNSFFSQDENVEPKPSCSKVYNDEAQSPIENGDESGKFDSRKSSQTNYEQLLEETQAINRLFPDTSGDVIFSMLDKYKKASNRVTIVLWDLMPRERPEPNFPKKRKRNNDPCPMEREQKKISPSGASLKIDANTIKKIHKKVRSSEKRASSEYGNSSCSSDDSASDQTFPDLNNSDLNHSDLNNSNIIAGSIIRDVQNHQHRDGKVKGKSLLRSCVIQPSKFNFHSKPVPKNELRPVQKNILTPPKLIINQQEKESNFQQAIANPTKRKLTSPTRELTDEGFVVEGSESANTFPNDPATRIPNVIPEIFQPFAIAAKARNFQVAAEANVEKNQYKLEQNIRDALRIKIRKSKNADNVDQLQVVRVKSDATRSDQTTKNPIPLPEVLRIKLQKSENPDNVARPLVPKVRSDLAHSEQTANNYGPLRGFPHSFDTARENPLPPVPVRETPLIPNTLRAISLPPPPARNLPPPPGNRYLYDPMSRPGFKKFGQIQAPVVNFTTSGINEFIKEYLPNDKLDEPAQLDFLNPRLQHHFYQTPRITRPPPYVPAPIINQNGSGPSTSSANPGRINDNTPVIIAGPSSANSGMKRTIENREIPCRDTYYKLRGIFPDVNPEFIKEKCVNPPFNVNGLNKEQQLNMLVEILLTEGTDHFHVPAMKEEPGNVVVDKDEQYENLLSIFPQADPTYLRDFVDKNHHIPDSLKDFVARNLEHPNYPTRDDYLKKIKVTEQIKQYTTEFDIKKFLQIFPDPVSHFENPDRTCEYNAVVYEFLKEIFCKYKVVTISQAYRKRKHHLSLTASDLRRMLPDMKNKRNSSVIPMENIPLLQEMAYVRHKNQIVAYLEEIKKTEEREFNELREKGMLIECQCCFNDECMPSKCATCEKGHLFCHACILRGTESKMGDGQTHITCFANCDSEISLSVLQEVLPPTTFSILLKKRQEAEVKAAGLEGLVSCPFCHFASIPPPESKVFKCLNPECMKESCPLCKELNHVPLKCDEVMKSDQARRHLEEKMTEALVRTCYQCQKQFFKEEGCNKMTCVCGASMCYLCSTPLKQGEYSHFNGQGSASSMLCPLWSDNRRLNAEAVRKVAEVTENEIKKMNPNLQLNAQALLPVLPPKTRGPHDDIPNANQLPEHVRRVAHINP; the protein is encoded by the exons ATGTATGAAGGGATATTCGACGATGTGCGAGaggtaaaaaacaatttaaaagaagccGGTGTTAGTGACATTGACGAATCGCGAATCTTCAACCTCTTAGAAGAACTGAAAATCCCGAAAATCGTATCTCAAATTCTTATTGAAGCCAAAGAATTTAATGATCCAGGATCAAGTAGTCGTACCTCTGGACCCAGCGCATTCACATCATCCAGTGACTTTATAGACGACCTCGAAGACGACGACCAAAACGAATCGGATGTTGAGGTTATAAAGGAAGTTCGCAAGGAGGATAAAATCAAAACTGTAGATTTAACAGACACGGCAGAGGAAAATTTCACACCCGATAACTTCGTCATCAAAAAACAAGAGCTACAAGATTCAGACGTCAGCTGGTCTGCACGCGTAGAAGAAAATAGTAACGACTACAGTAACCCTGATGAAACCataaatcaaaatgatttttcaaatgacTCCGATGTTGAGAATTACTATACAACTTCAGACTACGAAGATCACGATGCTGATAAAAAGGAAACCGATACAACGAAGACAGAGTCTCCACCTCCTATCCTGAGCATACTCAAGGATCTCTGCGAAAATTCGAAAATACCTGAACAACCCGCTGAGCgtaacatttttgaagaaaatatcgaAATGGAAAACTCGGAGATTCTTGAAGAAAACAACAATGATCCGAACAACAACAACGATTTGGAGGAAATTCAGATGGTCGAGCCACCCCGGCCCAGAAGTCCAGTTGCTGGTTGCAGTAGAGATTTCGAAGACAGAGAAACGCAACGAATGCCACAATTAATCGATACTGAAGATTCCATCAGTTCACATATGGAATTTAGTCTTTCACCAAGGGCGATGAATAGCTTTTTTTCCCAGGACGAGAATGTTGAGCCTAAGCCGAGTTGCAGCAAAGTGTACAATGATGAAGCACAATCTCCAATTGAAAATGGAGATGAGAGCGGGAAATTTGATAGCAGAAAATCGTCTCAAACAAATTACGAGCAACTCCTTGAAGAAACACAGGCCATCAATCGACTCTTCCCGGACACGAGTGGCGATGTGATATTCTCTATGTTGGATAAATACAAGAAAGCCTCGAACAGAGTCACTATTGTCTTGTGGGACTTGATGCCTAGGGAGAGACCAGAACCAAACTTCCCGAAGAAAAGAAAGCGGAACAACGATCCTTGTCCTATGGAACGtgaacaaaagaaaatttccccTTCAGGTGcatcattaaaaattgatgccAATACCataaaaaagattcacaaaaaaGTGCGAAGCAGTGAGAAGCGTGCATCTTCTGAATACGGCAACTCGTCTTGTTCCAGTGATGATTCTGCATCTGATCAAACCTTCCCTGATTTAAATAATTCCGATTTAAATCAttctgatttaaataattcgaatatAATAGCAGGATCTATAATCAGAGACGTACAAAACCATCAGCACAGGGATGGCAAAGTCAAAGGTAAAAGCTTGCTTCGATCCTGCGTCATACAACCatcgaagtttaattttcattccaaGCCAGTTCCTAAAAATGAGCTGAGGCCCGTGCAAAAGAATATCTTAACGCCGCCCAAGCTCATTATTAATCAGCAAGAAAAGGAGTCAAATTTTCAGCAGGCTATAGCAAACCCTACGAAGAGAAAACTAACATCACCGACGAGGGAACTTACAGATGAGGGTTTTGTAGTTGAGGGTTCCGAATCTGCGAACACGTTCCCTAATGATCCTGCGACCCGCATTCCTAACGTCATACCAGAGATATTCCAACCTTTCGCAATAGCAGCGAAGGCTAGGAATTTTCAAGTAGCTGCTGAAGCAAACGTTGAAAAAAATCAGTACAAGCTTGAGCAAAATATCAGGGATGCTCTAAGAATAAAAATTCGGAAATCCAAAAATGCAGATAATGTGGATCAGCTACAAGTGGTGAGAGTTAAGTCTGATGCCACACGTTCAGACCAGACTACTAAAAATCCAATTCCTCTTCCTGAAGTTCTAAGAATCAAATTGCAAAAATCCGAAAATCCAGATAATGTTGCGCGACCATTAGTTCCCAAAGTTAGGTCTGATCTCGCACATTCAGAACAGACTGCTAACAACTACGGTCCGCTGAGAGGTTTTCCCCATTCTTTCGATACTGCGAGGGAGAATCCACTCCCTCCAGTTCCAGTGAGAGAGACTCCGCTTATTCCAAATACACTAAGGGCGATTTCACTTCCTCCTCCTCCAGCAAGAAACCTGCCACCTCCTCCAGGAAATCGTTATCTCTATGATCCAATGTCAAGACCTGGATTCAAGAAGTTTGGTCAAATCCAAGCACCGGTTGTTAATTTTACGACCTCGGGCATAAACGAGTTTATAAAAGAGTACTTGCCAAATGACAAACTAGATGAACCCGCTCAATTGGATTTCCTCAATCCCCGTCTTCAACACCATTTTTATCAAACGCCACGAATTACGAGGCCTCCGCCTTATGTTCCTGCGCCGATAATTAATCAAAATGGTTCCGGGCCATCGACCAGTTCCGCAAATCCTGGAAGAATCAATGACAATACACCTGTGATAATTGCTGGTCCCTCATCTGCAAATTCTGGGATGAAAAGAACGATTGAAAATAGAGAAATTCCTTGTCGAGACACTTATTATAAACTGAGAGGAATTTTTCCCGATGTCAATCCGGAATTTATTAAAGAGAAGTGCGTCAATCCTCCATTCAATGTGAATGGGCTTAATAAAGAGCAGCAATTGAATATGCTTGTGGAAATTTTGCTGACTGAAGGAACAGATCACTTCCATGTTCCAGCGATGAAAGAAGAACCCGGCAATGTGGTGGTCGATAAGGATGAGCAGTATGAAAATCTCTTGAGCATTTTTCCTCAGGCCGATCCAACTTATTTGCGGGACTTTGTTGATAAAAATCATCATATTCCGGATAGTCTGAAGGACTTTGTGGCGAGGAATTTGGAACATCCGAATTATCCCACGAGAGATGACTATTTGAAGAAGATCAAAGTCACCGAGCAAATTAAGCAGTATACGACGGAGTTCGATATTAAGAAGTTTCTGCAAATATTCCCGGATCCCGTTTCTCACTTTGAGAATCCAGATAGAACGTGCGAGTACAATGCTGTTGTGTACGAGTTTTTGAAGGAAATCTTCTGCAAGTATAAG GTCGTCACTATATCTCAAGCTTATAGGAAACGAAAGCATCATTTGAGTTTAACCGCGAGTGATTTGAGAAGAATGTTACCTGACATGAAAAACAAACGAAATTCTTCGGTCATTCCCATGGAAAATATTCCTCTTCTTCAAGAAATGGCCTATGTTCGTCACAAAAATCAAATTGTCGCTTACCTCGAGGAAATCAAGAAAACCGAGGAAAGAGAATTTAACGAACTCAGG GAAAAAGGTATGCTGATCGAGTGTCAATGTTGCTTTAATGACGAATGCATGCCAAGTAAATGTGCGACCTGTGAAAAAGGACATCTTTTCTGTCACGCGTGCATTCTCAGAGGAACTGAATCGAAAATGGGTGATGGTCAGACTCACATCACTTGTTTTGCAAACTGTGATAGCGAAATCAGCCTTTCAGTGCTGCAGGAGGTATTACCTCCAACGACATTcagtattcttttgaaaaaaagacaGGAAGCGGAGGTCAAGGCGGCAGGATTAGAAGGACTTGTGTCTTGTCCATTCTGTCATTTTGCCTCGATCCCTCCACCCGAAAGCAAAGTCTTCAAGTGCTTAAATCCAGAATGTATGAAGGAATCTTGCCC CCTCTGCAAGGAATTGAATCATGTGCCTCTGAAGTGTGACGAAGTCATGAAATCTGACCAGGCTCGACGTCATTTAGAGGAAAAAATGACTGAAGCTTTGGTCCGAACTTGTTACCAgtgtcaaaaacaatttttcaaggaGGAAGGTTGTAATAAAATGACTTGCGTTTGTGGTGCTTCCATGTGTTATCTCTGTTCCACGCCCCTTAAGCAAGGAGAATATTCTCATTTTAACGGACAGGGATCAGCCTCTTCAATGTt GTGTCCACTTTGGAGTGATAATAGGAGATTGAATGCGGAAGCTGTGAGAAAAGTGGCAGAAGTGACCGAGAACGAAATTAAGAAGATGAACCCGAATTTACAGTTAAATGCGCAAGCACTTTTGCCCGTGTTACCACCAAAGACCAGAGGTCCGCATGATGACATTCCAAATGCTAATCAACTGCCC GAACATGTAAGAAGAGTGGCGCACATCAATCCATAA